The proteins below come from a single Halomonas binhaiensis genomic window:
- a CDS encoding LysE family translocator, with translation MVSVESLLGVALISLGMVLTPGPNMVYLTSRTLSQGRLAGLISLTGVALGFLCYMFASALGLATLFEAVPIAYDVIRIAGAIYLGYMAWNMIRPNGHSLFEARKLAPHSSQRLFAMGLVTNLLNPKIALMYSALIPQFIDVTAGSTLTQFIQLGLVQIAIAVTINGMIVLAASSVSEFLARRPSAIRAQRLLSGSVLSFFSLDLLLRR, from the coding sequence ATGGTAAGCGTCGAAAGTCTGCTCGGTGTGGCATTGATCTCTCTAGGGATGGTCCTGACGCCTGGCCCCAACATGGTGTATCTGACATCACGGACCCTATCGCAAGGTCGACTTGCAGGACTGATCTCATTGACAGGAGTCGCTCTCGGCTTCCTCTGCTACATGTTTGCCTCTGCACTCGGCCTTGCCACATTATTTGAGGCAGTACCGATCGCTTATGATGTCATACGAATCGCAGGGGCAATCTATCTGGGATATATGGCCTGGAACATGATACGCCCCAACGGACACTCCCTGTTCGAGGCAAGAAAGCTTGCTCCCCACTCATCACAGCGTCTATTTGCGATGGGTTTGGTGACCAACCTGCTGAATCCGAAGATCGCCTTGATGTACTCGGCATTGATTCCACAGTTCATCGACGTCACCGCAGGCTCGACACTGACACAGTTCATCCAGCTTGGTCTTGTTCAGATTGCCATAGCGGTCACTATCAACGGCATGATCGTCCTGGCAGCATCCTCCGTCAGCGAGTTCCTTGCCAGGCGACCATCGGCTATACGCGCCCAACGCCTGCTCTCAGGTTCAGTTCTCAGCTTTTTTTCCCTCGATCTCCTGCTACGGAGATAG
- a CDS encoding helix-turn-helix domain-containing protein — protein MPTSPYLNAGYQAHCQTCSLRSVCLPLGLGEQDIAQFDGIIRNRITLKKGDVLIRQNSAFSSIYVVRSGSLKQVISDSHSCGKISHFYLPSELVGLDGIGREDYPGMVIALETSSVCELPFNRLDDLITYFPALRSQLYHAMSDELAGDHRMHCMYTQKDADQRLASFFLDLSRRFRCLGYSPYRFRLPMARSEVGSYLDMAVATVSRVLKRFQQQKMVTVSGRDIHIQDLNAMNCLIEEGGAAMRLATFSFGQVTTAQIGRRINLIDMHGQKETASGQKKGPIFRPAGAEVKGSTGRSVSYRSTKHLFMKPGL, from the coding sequence ATGCCCACATCTCCATATTTGAACGCAGGTTACCAGGCGCACTGCCAGACGTGCAGTCTTCGCTCTGTCTGTCTGCCACTGGGCTTGGGCGAGCAGGACATCGCTCAATTCGATGGCATCATCCGAAACCGCATTACCCTGAAGAAAGGGGATGTATTGATTCGCCAGAACAGCGCCTTCTCTAGTATCTACGTTGTGCGTTCGGGGAGCCTCAAACAGGTGATCAGCGATAGCCATAGCTGCGGCAAGATCAGCCATTTCTACCTTCCCAGTGAGTTGGTGGGGCTGGATGGAATAGGCAGGGAAGATTACCCAGGGATGGTCATTGCACTTGAAACCTCTTCCGTCTGTGAGCTTCCTTTCAATCGGCTGGATGACCTCATCACATATTTCCCAGCGTTGCGCTCGCAGCTCTACCATGCCATGAGTGACGAACTGGCTGGTGACCATCGCATGCACTGCATGTATACGCAGAAGGATGCCGATCAGCGTCTGGCCAGCTTCTTCCTGGATCTATCGAGACGCTTCAGGTGTCTTGGCTACTCTCCATATCGATTCCGCTTGCCTATGGCTCGTAGCGAAGTAGGCAGTTATCTGGATATGGCCGTAGCGACAGTCAGTCGTGTGCTTAAGCGCTTTCAGCAGCAAAAGATGGTAACGGTCTCTGGTCGTGATATTCATATCCAGGATCTAAATGCCATGAATTGTCTGATCGAAGAAGGCGGCGCTGCCATGCGTCTTGCGACTTTCTCCTTCGGGCAGGTAACGACGGCTCAGATTGGTCGTCGCATCAACTTGATTGACATGCATGGTCAAAAAGAAACCGCATCTGGCCAGAAGAAAGGGCCAATCTTTCGACCCGCAGGGGCTGAGGTAAAAGGTTCAACTGGTCGAAGTGTGTCATATCGCTCTACCAAGCATTTGTTCATGAAGCCCGGCTTATAA
- a CDS encoding zinc ABC transporter substrate-binding protein: MTLRARHAAMGLLVVPVVSAAEVPSVAVDIPPVYSLVDTVMGELGTPDLLVQPGASPHGYSMRPSEAAALDRADVVFWIGKDLTPWLAHSLENLAGDADKVELMDVPGTQKLEFRQGATFEAHDHGDHGHADHDHDHDHDHDHDHDHDHDHDHDHDHEAAHGHDHHGHDPHGWLDPVNAQVWLDAIADSLSEADPENAATYRENANLGKAELSTLTEELEERFANRPEPRFIVFHDAYQYFENRFGISAAGAISLGDASQPSPARIDELRKRVDELNVDCVFSEPQFNPKLVESVFGGTGVETSSVIDPLGTGIPLDSHFYPTLLRQLADEIASCRETH; this comes from the coding sequence ATGACATTACGTGCCCGCCATGCAGCGATGGGACTATTGGTAGTACCTGTCGTTTCTGCTGCCGAGGTGCCATCCGTGGCAGTGGACATCCCGCCAGTCTACTCCCTTGTCGATACCGTCATGGGAGAGTTGGGGACGCCCGATCTGCTGGTACAGCCCGGGGCTTCGCCGCATGGATACTCCATGCGACCATCAGAGGCGGCGGCTCTTGACCGTGCTGATGTTGTCTTCTGGATTGGTAAAGACCTGACGCCTTGGCTGGCGCATTCTCTGGAAAATCTGGCCGGAGATGCCGACAAAGTGGAGCTGATGGACGTACCGGGTACACAGAAGCTGGAGTTTCGTCAGGGAGCCACGTTTGAGGCTCATGATCACGGCGATCATGGTCATGCCGACCACGACCACGACCACGACCACGACCACGACCACGACCACGACCACGACCACGACCACGACCACGACCACGACCACGAGGCGGCTCATGGGCACGACCATCATGGTCACGATCCTCATGGCTGGCTTGATCCAGTGAACGCCCAGGTGTGGCTTGATGCGATTGCTGACTCACTGTCTGAAGCGGACCCGGAAAATGCCGCTACCTACCGGGAGAATGCGAACCTGGGGAAAGCCGAGTTAAGCACACTGACAGAGGAGTTGGAGGAGCGATTTGCCAATCGGCCTGAACCTCGCTTCATTGTCTTCCATGACGCCTATCAATATTTCGAGAACCGCTTTGGTATCTCGGCAGCCGGCGCGATTTCGCTGGGAGATGCCTCGCAACCCAGTCCGGCGCGGATAGACGAGCTACGTAAGCGCGTCGACGAGCTGAACGTCGACTGCGTATTCAGCGAACCGCAGTTCAATCCCAAGCTTGTCGAGAGCGTGTTCGGAGGGACAGGAGTCGAGACTTCCAGTGTCATTGATCCGTTGGGAACAGGTATACCTCTTGATAGTCACTTCTATCCGACGCTGCTGCGTCAGTTGGCTGACGAGATAGCCAGCTGTCGAGAGACACATTGA
- a CDS encoding metal ABC transporter ATP-binding protein: MTLLKIEHLDILLRGQHILEDIQLTLERGEIVTIVGPNGSGKTTLLKSIIGSLQPTRGHIIKASGLTIGYVPQHLHLDATLPMTVSRFMRLPFQRSRSQIELALEQAGVAGLGQHQMNELSGGQLQRILLARALLESPDLLILDEATQGLDQPGIAAFYRQLEAVRCELGCGVLMVSHELHVVMRTSDRVICLNRAICCEGTPERVSSSPAYLAMFGHDTHDALALYRHHHSPSPMEFPS, from the coding sequence ATGACATTGCTGAAGATTGAACACCTGGACATCTTGCTCCGTGGTCAACACATCCTGGAAGACATCCAACTGACGCTCGAACGAGGTGAAATCGTTACCATCGTTGGCCCAAATGGGTCAGGCAAGACCACGCTGCTGAAGAGCATCATTGGCTCTCTGCAACCGACCCGAGGCCATATCATCAAAGCCTCGGGACTGACCATTGGCTACGTTCCCCAGCATCTACATCTCGATGCCACGCTCCCAATGACCGTATCTCGCTTCATGAGGCTGCCCTTCCAGCGGAGCCGCTCACAGATTGAGCTGGCACTCGAGCAGGCTGGAGTCGCAGGGCTTGGCCAGCACCAGATGAATGAGCTTTCGGGAGGGCAACTACAACGCATTCTGCTGGCACGCGCCTTGCTGGAATCGCCCGACCTGTTGATCCTCGACGAAGCAACCCAAGGACTCGACCAACCAGGTATCGCCGCTTTCTATCGCCAGCTCGAAGCCGTTCGCTGCGAGCTTGGTTGTGGCGTACTGATGGTCAGCCATGAGCTGCACGTCGTGATGCGGACTTCAGATCGAGTCATCTGCCTGAATCGCGCCATCTGCTGTGAAGGAACTCCCGAGCGGGTATCCAGCTCGCCAGCGTACCTGGCCATGTTTGGCCATGACACTCATGACGCTCTCGCCCTGTATCGACACCATCACTCCCCAAGCCCAATGGAATTTCCCTCGTGA
- a CDS encoding iron chelate uptake ABC transporter family permease subunit, translating into MILDDFLVRAFLAGIGVALAAAPLGCFVVWRRMAYFGDATAHAAILGVALSLVLSTSIFAGVLVIALTMATLVSILSNKGYAMDTLLGVMAHSALAFGLVAVSFVSGVRIDLMAYLFGDILAVGLSDLAIIWGGAILVLGLISWRWSNLLVATLNSDLAHACGVDPRREQLILTLSLAMVVAVALKVVGVLLIVALLIIPAAAARPFSRTPEAMALLAAAIGAVSTTGGLQAAYWLDTPTGPTIVSLAAILFAVASLVGHGRHRQSGNSP; encoded by the coding sequence GTGATACTCGATGACTTTCTGGTTCGCGCCTTCCTGGCCGGAATCGGCGTTGCGCTTGCGGCAGCGCCACTGGGTTGCTTCGTGGTATGGCGACGCATGGCTTACTTCGGCGATGCCACTGCCCATGCCGCCATTCTCGGTGTCGCCCTGTCACTGGTGCTTTCAACCTCAATCTTTGCTGGCGTGCTGGTCATTGCCCTGACCATGGCCACACTCGTCTCTATCCTGAGCAACAAGGGCTACGCCATGGATACCTTGCTTGGTGTCATGGCTCATTCCGCTCTCGCCTTCGGCCTGGTGGCAGTGTCCTTTGTATCGGGAGTTCGCATCGACCTGATGGCCTACCTCTTTGGCGACATCCTTGCTGTTGGACTGAGCGATCTCGCTATCATCTGGGGAGGTGCCATCCTGGTCCTGGGATTGATCAGTTGGCGTTGGTCGAATCTCCTTGTCGCAACACTCAATAGCGATCTCGCCCATGCCTGTGGTGTTGATCCTCGACGTGAACAGCTCATATTGACGCTGTCACTCGCCATGGTCGTTGCCGTGGCATTGAAAGTCGTCGGGGTATTGCTGATCGTCGCCCTGCTGATCATTCCCGCTGCGGCTGCTCGTCCGTTCAGTCGCACACCAGAAGCCATGGCTCTGCTCGCCGCAGCCATAGGAGCAGTCTCCACTACAGGTGGATTGCAAGCAGCTTATTGGCTCGACACCCCTACTGGCCCAACGATTGTCAGCCTGGCCGCTATCCTGTTTGCAGTTGCCAGCCTTGTCGGCCATGGCCGACATCGCCAGTCAGGCAACTCTCCGTAG
- a CDS encoding FUSC family protein, producing the protein MLLGRLRDPFINHRHRRLFHVLRVSLALAITFAIIQVLPFEHSGWALVSTAMVMGNLPHIGGVLDKGRQRLAGTILGATLGLALIMLHLPPWGIYLGALLGIAACTWVVFPGRQAYSGLMFSVSLLLVIGDGNQAFSVALWRATDVLLGTLVGIAATVLFLPQKATDLMRFMLADCLDGMAQLYHAHTSATSAPDLDTRNLLKSTSRLLVKQRGLSDAIHREGRLNRTDVDELISYQRRMLSTIELLLETHWTTREGHSCINAMKGLREQQHTLARGLGTLALKVRTGQSIDFSITPFVLQPFAELAMSARGKDERVLFSPSGYLWLNRELARLAIATAERLGRLERLPSKRLHNRAQRRGLLRTTPYDNKEGNQDGNSPH; encoded by the coding sequence ATGCTGCTCGGCCGCCTGCGAGACCCTTTTATCAATCATCGCCATCGACGCCTGTTTCATGTCCTGCGGGTTTCTTTGGCACTCGCAATAACCTTTGCCATCATCCAGGTTCTTCCTTTCGAGCACAGCGGCTGGGCACTCGTCAGCACCGCCATGGTAATGGGCAACCTACCCCATATCGGCGGCGTGCTGGACAAGGGGCGCCAGCGCCTGGCCGGCACTATCCTGGGAGCCACTCTTGGCCTGGCATTGATCATGCTGCACCTCCCCCCATGGGGTATCTACCTCGGTGCATTGCTGGGCATTGCCGCTTGCACCTGGGTCGTGTTCCCTGGGCGTCAGGCCTATAGTGGGCTGATGTTCTCCGTCAGCTTGCTGCTGGTGATCGGGGATGGCAACCAGGCTTTCAGCGTTGCACTCTGGCGAGCTACCGATGTCCTGCTTGGTACATTGGTCGGCATTGCCGCCACTGTGTTGTTCCTGCCGCAAAAAGCCACAGATCTGATGCGCTTCATGCTGGCCGACTGTCTGGATGGCATGGCTCAGCTGTATCATGCCCATACCTCAGCAACTTCAGCCCCCGATCTTGATACTCGAAATCTGCTCAAGTCCACCAGCCGTCTTCTGGTCAAGCAACGTGGGCTGAGCGATGCCATTCATCGCGAAGGACGCCTGAATCGCACAGACGTGGATGAATTGATCTCCTATCAGCGACGCATGTTATCCACCATCGAGTTGCTGCTGGAAACCCACTGGACGACACGAGAAGGCCACAGCTGCATCAATGCCATGAAGGGGCTTCGCGAACAGCAGCATACCCTGGCCCGAGGTCTTGGCACGCTGGCACTGAAGGTGCGCACCGGCCAGTCCATTGACTTCAGCATCACGCCTTTTGTCCTGCAACCCTTTGCCGAACTGGCCATGAGTGCCCGCGGTAAAGATGAGAGAGTGCTGTTCAGTCCCAGCGGCTATCTATGGCTCAACCGCGAGCTGGCACGCTTGGCCATAGCGACTGCCGAGCGCCTGGGACGCCTGGAGCGGCTGCCCAGTAAACGCCTGCACAATCGTGCTCAACGACGCGGTTTGCTGCGGACAACGCCCTATGACAATAAGGAAGGAAACCAAGATGGCAACTCCCCCCATTGA
- the nadB gene encoding L-aspartate oxidase encodes MATPPIDVLIIGGGVAGLSMALEIADQRPVMLLRPGDQSLGASRWAQGGIAAVLSPQDDVEAHIQDTLVAGDGLCDPDAVRFTVENGPDAINWLLELGVPFTPDPDPDAGYPYHLTREGGHNTRRIIHADDATGRAVIDTLLERAKAHPGITLRDDLTAVELITDQDGACRGAYCLDTDNQLVELLAQDTVLATGGASGLFRHTTSPSPASGEGMAMAYAIGAELKNLEFQQFHPTCLYDPDGPPFLISEAVRGEGGLLLNVHGERFMPAIDERAELAPRDVVARAIDAEMQRTHSDHVLLDVRHLGQDAVLHHFPTIHAHCMNRGLDIAQQPIPVVPAAHYSCGGIATDHHGATAVPGLYAIGEVAYTGLHGANRMASNSLLECLVYARSAAHHLREQPSQASHAPIIAPRWGSQPVDEQRIRHWRDTMRNEMSAWVAIVRSDEGLFKADQALAQLEAEMDAILPSAAADAELLSYQHALRLARLTVASARARRESRGLHFNPDCPVHADPDPRPSVQRR; translated from the coding sequence ATGGCAACTCCCCCCATTGACGTCCTGATTATCGGTGGTGGTGTCGCCGGCCTGTCCATGGCCCTGGAAATCGCCGATCAACGCCCCGTCATGCTGCTCCGCCCGGGAGACCAGTCTCTCGGTGCCAGCCGTTGGGCCCAAGGGGGAATTGCTGCGGTACTGTCTCCTCAGGACGATGTCGAGGCCCACATCCAGGACACCCTGGTAGCAGGTGATGGATTATGCGACCCCGACGCAGTGCGTTTCACTGTGGAAAATGGTCCTGATGCCATCAACTGGCTGCTGGAACTGGGCGTTCCCTTTACTCCGGATCCTGACCCGGACGCTGGATATCCCTATCACTTGACTCGGGAGGGCGGACACAATACCCGTCGTATCATCCACGCGGATGATGCCACTGGCCGCGCCGTCATAGACACACTGCTCGAACGTGCCAAGGCACACCCCGGTATCACCCTGCGTGATGACCTCACAGCCGTGGAACTGATCACGGATCAGGATGGTGCTTGCCGTGGCGCGTACTGCCTCGATACTGACAACCAGTTGGTGGAACTGCTGGCACAGGATACGGTGCTTGCCACAGGAGGGGCCAGCGGTCTGTTTCGCCATACCACCAGCCCCAGCCCGGCCAGTGGTGAAGGCATGGCCATGGCTTACGCCATCGGCGCAGAATTGAAGAACCTTGAGTTCCAGCAATTCCACCCAACCTGCCTGTACGACCCGGACGGTCCTCCCTTCCTGATCAGTGAGGCCGTGCGAGGAGAAGGCGGCCTGCTGCTCAATGTACATGGCGAACGTTTCATGCCGGCCATTGATGAACGCGCTGAACTGGCTCCCCGAGACGTGGTTGCCCGCGCCATCGATGCCGAGATGCAGCGCACTCATTCTGACCATGTGCTGCTGGATGTACGCCATCTGGGACAGGACGCTGTCCTGCACCATTTCCCGACCATACATGCCCACTGCATGAACCGTGGCCTGGACATCGCCCAGCAGCCTATTCCCGTCGTACCGGCAGCCCATTACAGCTGTGGCGGCATTGCCACAGACCATCATGGCGCTACCGCAGTTCCTGGCCTGTATGCCATTGGCGAAGTCGCTTATACAGGCCTTCATGGCGCCAATCGCATGGCCAGCAACTCATTGCTGGAGTGCCTGGTCTACGCCCGCTCGGCGGCCCATCACTTGCGCGAACAGCCTTCACAGGCAAGTCATGCCCCTATTATTGCTCCCCGCTGGGGCAGCCAGCCGGTCGACGAACAGCGCATCCGGCACTGGCGCGACACCATGCGCAATGAAATGAGTGCCTGGGTTGCCATCGTGCGCAGTGATGAAGGACTGTTCAAAGCCGATCAGGCACTTGCTCAGCTAGAAGCGGAAATGGATGCCATCCTGCCAAGTGCTGCAGCAGATGCAGAGCTCCTGAGCTACCAACACGCCCTGCGACTGGCGCGCTTGACCGTGGCCAGTGCGCGGGCACGTCGGGAGTCCCGGGGCTTGCACTTCAATCCTGACTGTCCGGTGCATGCAGACCCCGACCCCCGGCCCTCTGTACAGCGTCGCTGA
- the purU gene encoding formyltetrahydrofolate deformylase, with protein MSHFYRLVVSCPDRLGIVARVSNFIAGHGGSITEASQHSDLEAGRFFMRYEILADSIGMSLEELRDAFAPVAREFDMQWALRDTRDKRRVVLMVSRESHCLVDLLYRWTAGELDCDIAAVISNHDDMRGMVEWHGIPYHHVPVAADNKPEAFARVEQLVEELNADSIVLARYMQILPPNLCQRYAGRVINIHHSFLPSFAGAKPYHQAHDRGVKLIGATCHYVTEELDAGPIIEQDIHRVSHCHTPSDLVRFGRDVEKTVLARGLRWHLEDRVLIHGNKTVVFA; from the coding sequence ATGTCCCATTTTTACCGCCTGGTGGTGTCCTGTCCCGATCGTTTAGGCATCGTTGCCCGCGTATCGAACTTCATCGCCGGTCACGGGGGCTCAATCACTGAAGCCAGCCAGCATTCTGACCTGGAGGCAGGGCGCTTCTTCATGCGCTATGAAATCCTGGCTGATTCCATCGGCATGTCCCTGGAAGAATTGCGTGATGCGTTTGCTCCAGTCGCGAGGGAATTCGACATGCAATGGGCATTGCGTGATACCCGCGACAAGCGACGCGTGGTGCTGATGGTGTCCCGGGAATCACACTGCCTGGTAGATCTGCTGTATCGCTGGACGGCGGGTGAGCTGGATTGCGATATTGCCGCGGTGATCTCCAACCATGATGACATGCGCGGTATGGTCGAATGGCATGGTATTCCTTATCACCACGTGCCAGTCGCGGCAGACAACAAGCCTGAGGCTTTTGCCCGTGTCGAGCAACTGGTCGAAGAGTTAAATGCCGACAGTATCGTGCTGGCGCGCTACATGCAGATTCTGCCGCCTAACCTGTGTCAACGTTATGCAGGCAGGGTAATCAATATCCACCATAGCTTTCTGCCGTCCTTTGCAGGGGCCAAGCCGTACCATCAGGCCCATGACCGAGGCGTGAAGCTGATTGGTGCAACCTGCCACTATGTGACGGAAGAGCTGGACGCGGGGCCGATCATCGAGCAGGACATTCACCGTGTCAGCCACTGCCATACACCTTCGGATCTGGTGCGCTTCGGTCGCGATGTAGAGAAGACAGTACTGGCACGAGGGCTGCGCTGGCATCTGGAGGACAGAGTGCTGATTCATGGCAACAAGACGGTTGTCTTTGCATGA
- a CDS encoding ribonuclease J — MNLSLYGYQDTWIAVDCGMMIRQDLPGSPLQIPDLATPNELGIQPQAIVITHGHEDHIGAVAWLWPQWRCPVLATPLVAAMLRDKFAERGLTDQAIEVIDPGDARDIGNLSLRYLPLPHSIPESCALLIQAGDYRILHTGDWKLDPDPVIGSPIDTELFKAVSPLHLVVADSTNAHLPGHSRSEGEVARALQSAIAECTGRVVVSCFASNLARVLSIGRAAARCGRRVSLLGRSMERLVGHARRLGYLDDFPPLVPVSDLGYLPAEEVLVIATGSQGEPRAALARLSQGRHPHFELTAGDSVIFSAKAIPGNEHLIERLKRALGRYQVAIMDEFSHPQLHASGHPAQEELEQLYAWLKPQHLLPVHGEQPHQQAHMALAERLGIKSPLRPINGDLIRFDHNGLQRVSQHSQSARIVTQNQLSPVRKPSQARHGALSLAITLIASDTGWTRIGRLMIDSSQCSAMDEDSFSDWLDEQLCSISCDTLLTLRQVLYPRLQQWLHTHLHRLPEVHLQLMATEAETLADSLS, encoded by the coding sequence ATGAATCTGAGTCTTTACGGCTACCAGGACACATGGATCGCTGTCGATTGCGGCATGATGATTCGCCAGGATCTCCCAGGCAGTCCTCTTCAGATACCCGACCTGGCAACACCGAACGAGCTTGGTATCCAGCCTCAGGCCATCGTCATCACTCATGGTCATGAGGACCATATTGGCGCTGTCGCTTGGCTATGGCCACAATGGCGCTGCCCCGTACTGGCAACACCGCTTGTTGCTGCCATGTTGCGCGATAAATTCGCTGAACGAGGCCTGACAGACCAGGCTATCGAGGTCATCGACCCAGGTGATGCTCGCGACATTGGCAACCTGTCGCTGCGGTATCTACCGCTTCCCCACTCGATTCCGGAAAGCTGCGCCCTGCTGATCCAGGCAGGAGATTATCGGATATTGCACACCGGTGACTGGAAACTGGATCCTGATCCCGTCATCGGGAGCCCCATCGATACCGAGCTGTTCAAGGCAGTATCTCCATTGCACCTGGTCGTCGCTGATTCCACCAATGCCCATCTTCCTGGACATTCCCGCAGCGAAGGCGAAGTCGCCCGCGCCCTGCAGAGTGCCATTGCCGAATGTACCGGACGTGTGGTCGTCAGCTGTTTCGCCAGCAACCTGGCACGCGTACTCTCCATTGGGCGCGCTGCGGCCCGCTGTGGGCGCCGCGTCAGCTTGCTCGGACGCTCCATGGAACGCCTGGTGGGACATGCACGCCGATTGGGATACCTGGATGATTTTCCCCCGCTGGTACCGGTGTCAGACCTGGGCTATCTCCCTGCAGAAGAAGTACTGGTCATTGCGACCGGCAGCCAGGGAGAACCACGTGCAGCCCTGGCCCGACTTTCTCAAGGACGGCATCCTCATTTCGAACTGACCGCAGGTGACAGCGTCATCTTCTCGGCCAAGGCCATTCCTGGTAATGAACACCTGATTGAACGCCTCAAGCGTGCACTGGGGCGTTACCAGGTCGCCATCATGGATGAGTTCAGCCATCCCCAGCTGCATGCATCGGGCCACCCAGCACAAGAAGAACTGGAGCAGCTCTACGCTTGGCTGAAACCCCAGCATCTGCTGCCTGTACACGGCGAACAACCCCATCAGCAAGCACATATGGCGTTGGCTGAACGTCTCGGGATCAAGTCCCCCTTACGGCCCATCAACGGCGACTTGATCCGTTTTGATCACAACGGCCTTCAACGGGTGTCACAGCATTCCCAGTCAGCGCGCATCGTCACTCAAAACCAGCTGTCGCCTGTCCGCAAGCCCAGCCAGGCCCGCCATGGAGCCCTTAGCCTGGCCATCACCCTGATTGCCAGCGATACGGGCTGGACTCGCATAGGGCGCCTGATGATCGACAGCAGCCAATGCAGTGCCATGGACGAGGACAGTTTCAGCGACTGGCTGGATGAACAACTGTGCAGCATATCCTGCGATACCCTTCTGACTTTGCGCCAGGTGTTATATCCACGCCTGCAGCAATGGCTGCATACACACCTTCACCGCTTGCCCGAAGTACACTTGCAACTGATGGCCACCGAAGCCGAAACACTTGCCGATAGCTTGTCCTGA
- the moaA gene encoding GTP 3',8-cyclase MoaA, with product MTQTLIDDFGRRVSYVRLSVTDRCDFRCVYCMSEEMTFLPRAQVLTLEEISLVAEAFTELGVEKIRLTGGEPLVRRNIDNLVSTIGALPGLKDFAMTTNGAGLRRHAESLRQGGLKRLNVSLDSLDPERFRRLTRTGDLSKVIDGIHAAQDAGFERIKLNAVVLKGRNDDEVLDLVEFSRQQGLDISFIEEMPLGDVSDHSRAETYCSSDDVMALIEKRHVLTPTAETTPGPSRYYRMVDSDIRVGFISPHSHNFCSSCNRVRVTVEGRLLLCLGNEHSVDLRAVLRRYPGDKERLKQSIIEAMHLKPEKHHFTTDGDIQVVRFMNMTGG from the coding sequence ATGACACAAACGTTGATCGATGACTTTGGCCGTAGGGTGTCTTATGTCCGCCTTTCGGTGACCGACCGCTGTGACTTCCGCTGTGTCTATTGCATGAGCGAGGAGATGACGTTTCTGCCCCGTGCCCAGGTGTTGACGCTGGAAGAAATTTCCCTGGTTGCCGAGGCCTTCACTGAACTTGGTGTAGAAAAGATTCGCTTGACCGGTGGTGAACCCCTGGTGAGACGCAACATTGATAATCTGGTGTCGACCATTGGAGCATTACCGGGCTTGAAGGACTTTGCCATGACCACCAATGGGGCGGGATTGCGTCGTCATGCCGAATCGTTGCGTCAAGGAGGCCTCAAGCGTCTCAATGTGAGCCTGGACTCCCTTGATCCCGAGCGCTTCCGTCGCCTGACTCGTACGGGGGACTTGAGCAAGGTGATTGATGGTATTCATGCAGCCCAGGATGCCGGCTTCGAGCGCATCAAGCTCAATGCCGTGGTTCTCAAGGGACGCAATGATGATGAAGTGTTGGATCTAGTGGAATTCTCCCGTCAGCAAGGTCTCGATATCAGTTTTATAGAGGAAATGCCTCTGGGTGATGTGTCAGATCATTCTCGTGCCGAGACTTATTGTTCAAGCGACGATGTCATGGCGTTGATCGAGAAGCGTCATGTACTGACTCCCACGGCGGAAACCACCCCAGGCCCATCACGCTACTACCGCATGGTCGATAGCGATATCAGAGTAGGGTTCATCTCTCCTCATAGCCATAACTTCTGTTCCAGCTGTAACCGTGTCAGGGTCACTGTGGAAGGGCGTCTGTTGTTATGCCTGGGGAATGAACACTCGGTGGACTTGAGGGCAGTGTTGCGCCGTTATCCAGGAGACAAGGAGCGCCTCAAGCAGTCCATCATTGAGGCAATGCACCTTAAACCGGAAAAACACCATTTCACTACTGATGGCGATATTCAGGTCGTGCGCTTCATGAATATGACTGGAGGATAG